The following nucleotide sequence is from Paracrocinitomix mangrovi.
TTGGGATCCTGAAAACTGGACAGCTACCTATTCATATAATGAGTTGTATAGACGTGACTTAAATACAGAATATGATAGAACGAGAACCTGGAGGGGTAATTTAAGTTATTTGTATTCCAAAAAACCAATTACCTGGGAACCATTCAAAAATGTTAAAGCATTCAGAAAATCGCCTTGGTTGAGAATTATTAGAGATATCAATGTTGATCTGGGTCCTAAGTCATTCAGTTTTACGAATGATGTAACCAGGATGTATAACCAAAGACAAAACAGAAATTTTGCCGATACCTTAGCGCCAATATTTGATCCTACAGTATTAAAGAATTTTACTTGGGTAAGAGGGTATGATTTGAAGTATGATTTAACCAAACAATTAAAGTTTACTTTCTCTGCAAATAATTCATCTATTATTTCAGAACCAGAGGGAATTATTGATCGAGATCACTCAGATCCACTAGTTCAGGAAAGATATTCTCAATTTATTAGAAGTATTCAAAGTGCTTTTGATAAGCGTGTTTGGAATGGCGCAGATTCAACTTGGTCAGACTCTCTAGGAGTAGGAGGATATAATATGCAGTATGGTCATTCATACAATATCACTTACAAATTACCATTCAATAAAATCCCTTTAACAGATTGGATCAACGCCAACTTGAAATTGAGAGGAAGTTATGATTGGCAAAGAGCACCACTGGCTCAACCACAATATGGAAATACTATTCAAAACTCAAGAAATTTCAGTGTAAATGGTCAAATAAACTTCTTGACTTTGTATAACCATGTTCCTTATTTAAAGAAAATTAATGATGCCAACCGCGGTGGTGGTAGAGGTGGCCGTGGAGGTAGAAATTCTAAAAAAGAAGATCCTGAAAAAGAGCAACAAAAACTCAAAAAGGAATTAGAAAATGATCTAAAAAATTGGCCTGAAGAACCAGACTCAACTTTCCTGGCAAAGAAGAAAATGACCATGAAAGAATACAAAAAGGCACGTAAAAAGTATTTCAAGAAGAAAGAAAGAGAGCGCAAGAAAAAGAAACGCGAGAAAAGAGAGGTAAGTACTCCTGAGAAAATTATTGGTCAGGCTATCATGTCAGTTAGAAATTTATCTTTCACTTACACTGAAAATGATGGGATGCTTTTACCCGGATTTGCCGGAGAAAGTTCCGTACTCGGTATGGGTGCGCATCCAAATCATTCAAACAACACATGGGGCCAACCTAGCTTTATGTTTGTGGCCGGAGCTCAGAATAAAGACATTTGGGGAAGACAAACTAATGCCTGGGGTGGTAGTGATTTTGCATCATTTGCAGCTTCAAATGAGTGGTTGACAAAATACGCAGCTTTAAATATTCAGCACACAGTTACACATACCCAAAATATTAACGGAAGATTGCAATTAGAACCTTTCAAAGACCTTTCTATTTCTTTGACTATTGATAGAAAATACAATGAAAATCAAAACAGTTTCTACAGATATAATCCAGATTCAGTATTCAATTCGACACTTGGAATTTGGGAAGCGGGTGAAGGTCATTCTCATTTCAATCCTGTTAATTCCGGTTCGTTGAATTTTACAACTATTACCTGGAAAACGGCCTTTTCTAAATTGGATTCTTTATACATGGATCAGGTGTTTGCAGACATGAGAAATTACAGAACGGTTGTGTCATCTCAATTGGGTCAATTACACGGAACCAGTTTAGACAGTGGTGGATATTATGACGGTTTTGGAGCTAACCAACAGGATGTATTAGTTGGATCATTCTTGGCGGCATATACAGGACGAGGAACAGGTAATAAATTCTTTGACATATTTAAAGCAATTCCTTTACCTAACTGGGATATTAGGTATGATGGGCTGTCCAAGATTGACTTTATGAAAAAACTGGTGAGGAATTTCACTTTAAAACACGCATATCGATCAACGGTATCGCTTACAAATTTCCAAACCAACTTAGGAGCCATAGATGAAAATGGAGGTTGGGTGAGAGACGCATCAAACAACTTTATTGCAAAAGAACAGATAACAGGTATCACCATTACTGAACAATTCGCTCCGTTCTTAGGATTAGATGCAACATGGATAATTGGTAAAAATGGATTGATAACATCTTTTGAATTTAAAAGAGATCGTTCATTAGCACTAAATGTTCCAAATATGCAGATAACTGAAATGAGAGGAGCAGAATGGGTGATAGGTTCAGGATATAAATTCTCTAAGGTTAAATTGCCATTCAAGTTTATGGGTGAAACTGTTGAAAGTGATTTGAACTTAAGATTTGACTTGAGTATAAGAAATAATATCACTGTTAGTAGAAACATCATTGAGGATACTAATCAACCTACTTCAGGGCAAAGAATGTATTCAGTTAAGTTTAGAGTAGATTACAATATTGGACCAAACTTAAACGTGGCATATTACTTTGACAGGGTTGTGAATACGCCGGTATTGTCAAACGCTTATCCTACGGCGAATACATCAACAGGTATTTCTTTAAGATTCAACTTGGCTCAATAATCAGTAGATTTGGGATATGAGCAATATCCAAATTAGAAAAGCAACACCAAATGACATGGACAAGGTGTTGGAATTAATCCGAGAATTAGCGATTTACGAAAATGCTGAAGAACAGGTCAGTAATACAGCAGATCAATTGCGTAAAGATGGATTTGGAGAGCATCCCAGATTTGAGTGTTTTGTTGCAGATGAAGAAAATGAGGTAATCGGTTTTGCCTTATTTTATACTTCATATTCTACCTGGAAAGGAACTTGTTTATATCTGGAGGATTTATTAGTTACTGAATCAAAAAGAAGGAGTGGTATAGGTAAATTACTTTTTGATAAAGTGCTTGAAACTGCTAAGGAAAGAGGTGCAAAGAGATTTGAGTGGCAGGTTTTAGATTGGAATGAACCGGCCATCTCTTTTTATAAGAAGTACAATGCAGATTTGGATCCGGAATGGATCAATGGTAAGATCTTTTTATAGTGTCTTGTAATGAAGGTCAAATCTTCCTGATCTGAATTGTAAAGTGTCTTTTTGTGCTGAAATAGCATCAAATTCAAAAGTGCCGGATATTATTTGATCTTCTTTATTGTAATTGGTAATGTCTATAAAGTGCGGAGATAAGGTGTCTATCTCATAATACTCTGCAGATTTATGACTGTTTGAACCGTAATAAAAAGTTTGGTAAGGAGCTGTGCAGTATTCACTGGCTAAATCATATCTTCCAACTTCAAAACAACCTTGAGGAACTTCAATGCAGAACCAGTTTCTAGCAGACTGTTGATCATCTATTCGTGTAGCGGAGATTCTTAAACCTCCGTCATTAGTAATAGTTGGATGAGGTAATTCGTGATCTTTGTAGTTTCCTTTATCATATGGTAACCAGGTTTCACCATTTAAATAAAATCCCATGGTGTGTAATCCATTACTGGTAGCATCCGGTAAAATGTTTTCTGAATTTGTTTTGGAACAAGCTCCTAACATTAATAATGACAATATCCACAATAATCCTTCCCTCATACTATAACTCACGCAGTTATTTCAGGAGAAGTTGGGTGAATTGGATAAAATGTAGCTTTCGTTTACTGAGCGGTTGAAATTGACTTACGATTCTCTTGATAATAGAAAATTTGCAAGCGTTCTTAAAGGCATTTTTTTGGATTCATCTACGTTAACATCATCCAAATTTTTCATGGCTGTCTTGTAAAATAACTCCATCTTTTCAATTGACTTATTTTGGATGTCTAACTCAGCATAAATTTCTTTAACTCCCTCTACCTTTTTATTCAGGTCTGTTTCGTTAAACAAAGTTTTTAATCTGCTTAATTGGCTTGAATTAGCTGTTTCCAGTGCCTTCAATAACAAGTAAGTCTTTTTATTGGCGATAATATCTCCACCAACCTGTTTTCCAAACTTGCTTTGATCTGCAAATACATCTAAAATGTCATCTTGTAATTGAAATGCTATTCCCAGGTTGGTACCAAATTCATAAAGATCCTGAGCATCTTTATCTGAAGATCCACCAACCAATGCACCTAATTGTAAACTACATCCTAATAAAACTGCAGTCTTCTTACGAATCATAACAATGTATTCGTCAATAGTTACATCTTCTCTGCTTTCAAAGTCCATATCCATTTGCTGACCTTCGCAAACTTCAATTGCAGTGATGTTATACAGTTTTAATATCCTAGGTAGTAATTCTGGGGTGTATTGTGATAAGCGCTTGTAGCTTTCTATCATAAGTGCATCTCCACTTAACAAACCAACGCGCTCATTCCATTTTTTGTGAACTGTTTCTTTACCTCTTCTCAACGGCGCTTCATCCATTATGTCATCATGAATGAGGGTGAAGTTGTGAAAAATCTCAACACCCATAGCGGCATTTAAAGCTTTTTGATATTCACCTGAAAACATTTCACAGGCCATCATAGATAAGATAGGACGCATTCTTTTACCTCCTAAGTCTAAGATGTATTTTACAGGTTCGTATAAGTTCAGTGGAGCCTCAGGAAACTGGGTTGCCGCAATTTCATTCGTAATGTGCGAACGATAGGATTCAATTTGACTTAACATTTCGTTTAGTTTTTTGTCTTCGCTTTTCATCCTCAAAAAGTGCAGATTACTTAATCCTGTTTCTCTGAAGAATTTGAAGCTTCAGAAGTGGCTGCTGTATTAACAGTTTCCTCACTTCCTTCATTGTTTCCTTTATTAACATCTGAATCATCATTTTGTTCTGATGTCGCTTCGTTTTCAACTGAAAGTTTTGAATCTTCTTCTTTGTATTTCTCTAGTGTTTGCTCTATTTCTAAATGATCTAGTTCAATATCTTCTTCCTCGTTATACAACTGTAACAATGGTTCTCTCAAAGCTTTGTTTGAAAGCTTTTTCTCCATTCCTAATAACAAGCTTGGAAGAATCATCAAATTGGCAAACATGGCAATTAAAAGTGTCAATGACACCAATAATCCTAAGGCTTTAGTACCTCCAAATTCAGAGAATGTAAACATCAAGAATCCGAAGAAAAGAACGATAGATGTATATATCATAGAGATTCCGGTTTCTCTTAATGCAACCAGAATACAACGTCTTAAATCATGACGATAGACAATCATCTCTTGTCTGAATTTAGCTAAGAAGTGAATTGTATCATCCACTGAAATACCAAAGGCAATACTGAATACTAATAAT
It contains:
- a CDS encoding GNAT family N-acetyltransferase, coding for MSNIQIRKATPNDMDKVLELIRELAIYENAEEQVSNTADQLRKDGFGEHPRFECFVADEENEVIGFALFYTSYSTWKGTCLYLEDLLVTESKRRSGIGKLLFDKVLETAKERGAKRFEWQVLDWNEPAISFYKKYNADLDPEWINGKIFL
- a CDS encoding DUF6252 family protein translates to MREGLLWILSLLMLGACSKTNSENILPDATSNGLHTMGFYLNGETWLPYDKGNYKDHELPHPTITNDGGLRISATRIDDQQSARNWFCIEVPQGCFEVGRYDLASEYCTAPYQTFYYGSNSHKSAEYYEIDTLSPHFIDITNYNKEDQIISGTFEFDAISAQKDTLQFRSGRFDLHYKTL
- a CDS encoding polyprenyl synthetase family protein, with protein sequence MKSEDKKLNEMLSQIESYRSHITNEIAATQFPEAPLNLYEPVKYILDLGGKRMRPILSMMACEMFSGEYQKALNAAMGVEIFHNFTLIHDDIMDEAPLRRGKETVHKKWNERVGLLSGDALMIESYKRLSQYTPELLPRILKLYNITAIEVCEGQQMDMDFESREDVTIDEYIVMIRKKTAVLLGCSLQLGALVGGSSDKDAQDLYEFGTNLGIAFQLQDDILDVFADQSKFGKQVGGDIIANKKTYLLLKALETANSSQLSRLKTLFNETDLNKKVEGVKEIYAELDIQNKSIEKMELFYKTAMKNLDDVNVDESKKMPLRTLANFLLSRES